CCGTCATTGGAATCGGGTTCGTTGTGATACGGCGACACCGTTCGAAAATGAGCCAATCCGCAGCAGGGTGCGGCTAAAAAATGCCACGCCGATTGACGCATCCGGACGACGGTCGGTGCCGCAATGACTCGATTCACCGAGATCGAGCGGCGTTCAGTTTTCGTCTTTGCCTGTGAGCAGGCGTTCGATTTCGTCGGCTCGGGAACCGACTTCGATGGCGCTGCGACGGATTTCTTCGGCGCTGACGGTGGCTCGAGGATAGGTGTCGACCATCACGAACCATGGCTTTCCATCGATGTCCTTAATAGAAAGGCCGCCGTGCAAGACGACAGCGTTGAGCCGCAGGGCGTCTTCGTAGAAATCGGTGCGAGCTTCACAGCAGAGGCTGTAGATGTTCAGCAGACGATCGCCCGCTCGATGATCACTGTTTTCGATGTATACCGCCTGATGTCGTTCTTCCGGCAACTTCAAATCGATTCGCACACCACTGCCTGCCTGTTCCCACTGGACACTGGGGATGCCGTGGAAGGCTTCGTAAACCAGTGAGTGCATATCGCGAGTGGACCCCAGAACGGCCTGCAGCAGTTGGGACACGGCGGCTCCGTCACGCGGGCGGTTTTCGGGGGCTCGAGCCAGCATGAGGCTAACGGCTTCTGCCATTTCGAGCGGGATGTCAGGATTGTGTCGTCGCACGCCTTTGTATTCGCCCGCAAGAATTGCGGCCATCAGCGACGTCATCGTCTCGCCTTCGAAGGGATATTGGCCGGTCAGCATCAGGTAATAACAGACGCCCAACGCGAAGACATCACTGGCGGGCGACGCCTCAACGCCCTGCCATAATTCGGCGGCCATAAAGTGAGGCGTGCCGGCAAGCTTTGTGGTTCCGCCATTCGAAGAACGGATCTGCTTGGCAAGGCCGAAATCGGCGATCTTTGGGTGACCTGCAGGAGTGACCAACACGTTGTCAGGTTTGAGATCGCGATGCACGATCCCCATGCGGTGAGCCATCGCCAAACCTTCGGCGATTCCGACAACCATTTGCGTGGCTCGCAAAGGGCCGATACCACCAGTGCTGTCGATTTCCTTTTGCAGTGACTGGCCGGGGACGAATTCCATTTCGAGGAAATGGTGAGGGCCTGTTTTGCCGATCGCATGCGTCGTCACGATGTTGGGATGCACCAGCGCGGCGGCCGCGCGCCCTTCGTTTTCAAACCTCGCGACGTAATCGATGCTGCGAGACGCCTGGCGTGGCGAAAGTACCTTCAACGCGACCTGGCGGTCCAGATTCTGATTGGTGGCGAGGTAGACGACTCCCATTCCGCCGCGGCCCAGCATGTTTTGGCAGGCGTAAATGTGAACGACCTGGCCGTCGAGCAGCACTTCGTCTAATTCGATACCTGTGGACGATGTCACGTCGCCGTCGTCGGGCACCAGCACTGTGTCCATCGACTGGGCCGGCAGCATGCCACACCGCGGACACTTCCCATCGTTGTTGGGGAAGGCCTCATTGCATCCGGGACAATAAAGTTCTGGCACGGCGGTTCAGTTCCCTCGAAAAAGTATCAATCGTTCGATTATAGTGGTTTCCGTCGCGGAACAGGTAGTGGCTGATGGACTGGAATGATCCGCGTCGGCCGCATTTCGATCTCATTCGCCGTTTCTTGCTGCCGTGTGGCGGCGAATATTGTATTTCTGAAAAATCGGCGGACAGACGATTCATGTTGCAGGTCATTGGACTCGGTTATCCACGCACCGGCACGATGTCTTTAAAGCACGCTTTGGAGACGCTGGGCATTGGGCCATGTTACCACATGATTGAAGTGTTTCGTCGTCCTGAAGATGCTGACTTCTGGCTGGCCGCACTGAACGCCAACGGCAGCAAAACGGATTGGAATCGCGTGTTCGCCGGGTTTCCGTCGACAGCCGATTGCCCAGCGTGCTATTTTTGGCAGCCATTGTGGGAATGCTATCCGCAAGCAAAATATGTTCTCACTGTGCGAAACGCGGACGACTGGTACGACAGCTTTCTGTCGACCGTTTACGAAGCGATGCAGCACCCGGAACGGTCGCCCGATGAAAAGCACGCAGCAGTGCAGCGGATGGCGAAGAAGCTGATTCTGGACACCATGTTTCAGGGCCGCTTCGACGAACGTTCGTTCGCGATCGACAGCTACGAACGCCACAATCAGACGGTGATCGATACGCTGCCGAAAGATCAGCTACTGACGTTTAACGTGGCAGATGGCTGGAAGCCACTGTGCGACTTTCTGGAAGTCGCGGTGCCCGACGAACCGTTTCCGCAATCGAATACGCGTGAAGAATTTCAGCAGCGGTTTGCCGTCGAACCACCAAATGCATCGCCGTAAAAACGGCGTTGGCGCATGACTGCAGAAGCGTGCGTGTCTTACGGTTTGGGTTTGGCCTTTTCGTTTTCGCGAACCTTATCCACGATGGCCTGCCAGTCCGGGTGCTGATGCAGCATCTTCAGGTCGGGGTCATCCAACAGATGTTCAAGGTCGTCGAAACCGCCCTTGCGATTCGTGCAATCCTGCAGCAGCGTGATGGCACGCTGTTCGTATTTAGCCTGCACTTCGGTGTTCGGCGCGACTTCTGACGCTCGCCCATACACGCACGCTGTGTTGTAAATGGTGTCGCGGCGAAGCTGTGTCGTCAGGTCCGGGATTTTTTCAAACTGAGCTTCGGCTTCTGCGATCCCCTGTTCGACATTGCCGAGACGCACCTGAGCGATGGCCGAGATGCTTTCGATGACGGCATCTTCCGGATTCTGCCGTGCCGCAATTTGCAGGTCCTTCATCGCAGGTTCGGGATGGTCTGTTCTTAGATACAGTGACGCTCGTGAAACATACAGTGACGTGTAGAAAGGATCCTTTTCTAACAGCTCACTAATGGCCTTAATGGCTTCTTCGTGCTCACCCGCATTGCGTAATTCGAAGATCTTTTTGAAGTCAGCTTGATACGGCGTGGAGCGAAAATACGATCGAGTCCCCTCATCAATGCAGTTGTCTGCCATATCTGAAAGTTTAAGCACCGACGACCGATGACAACGATTGACGATTCGCCGGGCTTCCGGGTACGTCACGTTTTTTAGTTGCTCAAGCGTTCGCGCAAACAGACTTTGCGTGGCGGAGTCGAAACCGTCGGCGTCGTCAATCTTCAGGCGAAGAGCTTCCAGGAAGTCGACGACAACTTGAATCGATTCCGGGGTGCCCTGCCTGCTAAGCGTCGACAACGCGATGTTTTGGACTCTGATATCCTTTTGCAAGCAGGCGGTGGCGGTTTGCAGCCAGCTCGGGTGGTTCATGCCGCTGAGATGCCCCAACAGAAATCCGAGTTGATCGCTGCTCATTTCCTCAATATTTTCTGTCAGTTCTGTGATGCATTGATGATCCGCACAGCGAACAGCCGTTCGAAAGACCTGAGTGGCCGTGTTGCTGGTGACGGCTTCGCTTTCAATCAGATTCAAGAGACGGTCCGCGTATCGAGTGTCAGGGTACTTGCGAATTGTTTGCAAAACCTGACCTGTCATCATGCGATTATGCGACCCGGGCCGCGGCCCAAGTCGGTCGTTCAAAGCTTTCGTTTGCTGCTTTGTCAGTTGATCCGGCGAATCATCTGAGGCGGCTTCGGGCGGGAGTCGCTGTTCGATGTAAGCGGTCGCCAGAGCTTCATCCGCGCCATCAGGAGACCGCAGCAGGTAGCTCAT
This DNA window, taken from Fuerstiella marisgermanici, encodes the following:
- a CDS encoding PEP-CTERM sorting domain-containing protein (PEP-CTERM proteins occur, often in large numbers, in the proteomes of bacteria that also encode an exosortase, a predicted intramembrane cysteine proteinase. The presence of a PEP-CTERM domain at a protein's C-terminus predicts cleavage within the sorting domain, followed by covalent anchoring to some some component of the (usually Gram-negative) cell surface. Many PEP-CTERM proteins exhibit an unusual sequence composition that includes large numbers of potential glycosylation sites. Expression of one such protein has been shown restore the ability of a bacterium to form floc, a type of biofilm.); translation: MPEPSSTALLAVIGIGFVVIRRHRSKMSQSAAGCG
- a CDS encoding serine/threonine-protein kinase, producing the protein MPELYCPGCNEAFPNNDGKCPRCGMLPAQSMDTVLVPDDGDVTSSTGIELDEVLLDGQVVHIYACQNMLGRGGMGVVYLATNQNLDRQVALKVLSPRQASRSIDYVARFENEGRAAAALVHPNIVTTHAIGKTGPHHFLEMEFVPGQSLQKEIDSTGGIGPLRATQMVVGIAEGLAMAHRMGIVHRDLKPDNVLVTPAGHPKIADFGLAKQIRSSNGGTTKLAGTPHFMAAELWQGVEASPASDVFALGVCYYLMLTGQYPFEGETMTSLMAAILAGEYKGVRRHNPDIPLEMAEAVSLMLARAPENRPRDGAAVSQLLQAVLGSTRDMHSLVYEAFHGIPSVQWEQAGSGVRIDLKLPEERHQAVYIENSDHRAGDRLLNIYSLCCEARTDFYEDALRLNAVVLHGGLSIKDIDGKPWFVMVDTYPRATVSAEEIRRSAIEVGSRADEIERLLTGKDEN
- a CDS encoding sulfotransferase family protein; its protein translation is MLQVIGLGYPRTGTMSLKHALETLGIGPCYHMIEVFRRPEDADFWLAALNANGSKTDWNRVFAGFPSTADCPACYFWQPLWECYPQAKYVLTVRNADDWYDSFLSTVYEAMQHPERSPDEKHAAVQRMAKKLILDTMFQGRFDERSFAIDSYERHNQTVIDTLPKDQLLTFNVADGWKPLCDFLEVAVPDEPFPQSNTREEFQQRFAVEPPNASP